The Kryptolebias marmoratus isolate JLee-2015 linkage group LG18, ASM164957v2, whole genome shotgun sequence genome includes a region encoding these proteins:
- the lrrc17 gene encoding leucine-rich repeat-containing protein 17 has product MRLITIFLLLLLLWSVEPRRGLQSKAVERGARGRVRGRGRAGVTRRQTQECKEYVEGGEKFLDCQDRQLTSVMQDWPKDIHHLLLARNKIQVLRDNMFAKFTKLKSLDLQQNIISVVEDNAFSGLSQLTTLLLQHNRLKTASEEILLPLPRLTYLRLFHNPWSCRCPLDNLVRTLQVPSNRNLGNYAKCAEPFSLKGQKLKKLTVDLCEADMSLENREKPRPGHPPSKVKPEAVSICTYKDSKLLDCSNKDLTHVPPELPPEIVKINLSKNGIKHLRPKQFLLSKDLKLLNLSSNNLQQIDTAAFAGLLYLRELDLSNNNLHYFQYGVLEDLYFLRKLVLGNNPWICDYNIHYLIYWLKHHPDVRYTGLTCSEPPEFRGWQVADYVKTYNGECPVDKYPEGNDTGQGAEGGSENEAQEVMRETSVGQILPQPLREKEPNTFEIIRLS; this is encoded by the exons ATGCGTCTTATcaccatcttcctcctcttaCTGCTCCTCTGGTCAGTGGAACCTCGGAGAGGCCTTCAGTCAAAGGCTGTAGAGAGGGGTGCCAGGGGTCGCGTACGAGGCCGAGGCAGGGCCGGGGTCACGAGGCGTCAAACTCAGGAATGTAAGGAGTATGTGGAGGGAGGGGAGAAGTTCCTGGACTGCCAGGATAGGCAGCTGACCTCTGTGATGCAGGACTGGCCCAAAGATATTCATCACCTCCTGCTGGCAAGAAATAAAATTCAG gttttGAGAGACAATATGTTTGCCAAGTTCACCAAGCTGAAGAGCTTGGACCTCCAGCAGAACATCATTTCTGTGGTGGAAGACAACGCTTTCAGCGGCCTTTCCCAGCTCACCACCCTGCTCCTTCAGCACAACCGCCTAAAAACGGCCTCAGAGGAGATCTTGCTCCCTCTGCCCCGCCTCACCTACCTCCGGCTCTTCCACAACCCCTGGAGCTGCCGCTGCCCGCTGGACAATCTGGTCAGGACCCTGCAGGTTCCCAGCAACCGCAACTTGGGCAACTACGCCAAGTGTGCAGAGCCCTTTTCGCTGAAGGGCCAGAAGCTGAAAAAGCTGACTGTGGACTTGTGTGAGGCAGACATGAGTCTGGAGAACAGAGAGAAACCACGACCAGGTCATCCTCCAAGTAAAGTGAAGCCAGAAGCCGTTTCCATTTGCACCTATAAGGACTCCAAACTGCTGGACTGCAGCAACAAAG ATCTGACTCACGTCCCACCTGAACTGCCACCGGAAATAGTGAAGATAAATCTGTCCAAAAACGGCATCAAACATCTCAGGCCAAAACAGTTCCTGCTGTCCAAAGACCTCAAGCTGCTCAACCTCAGCAGCAACAACCTGCAACAAATAGACACAG ctgcttttgcAGGCCTGCTCTACCTGCGTGAGCTTGATTTGTCCAACAACAACCTCCATTACTTCCAGTACGGCGTTCTGGAGGACCTGTACTTCTTGCGGAAGCTCGTGCTGGGGAACAACCCCTGGATCTGCGACTACAACATCCACTACCTGATCTACTGGCTCAAGCACCACCCTGATGTTCGTTACACTGGCCTGACTTGCTCTGAGCCGCCCGAGTTTAGAGGCTGGCAAGTGGCGGACTACGTCAAAACCTACAACGGAGAGTGTCCTGTGGATAAATACCCAGAGGGGAACGACACTGGACAGGGGGCGGAAGGAGGCTCGGAGAACGAGGCACAAGAGGTGATGCGGGAGACGAGTGTGGGACAGATTCTTCCACAGCCCCTGAGGGAGAAAGAGCCCAACACATTTGAGATCATCAGGCTGAGTTAA
- the LOC108235110 gene encoding ras-related protein Rab-19-like — translation MQGPGPEHDDTFDFLFKIILIGDTNVGKTCVVQNFKSGIFTEKQQNTIGVDFTVRTVDIEGRKVKIQVWDTAGQERFRTITQSYYRSAHGAVIAYDITKDSTFDSVSHWIKEVELYGASNVVLVLIGNKCDLENERQVPFEKACNLAKERGILAALETSAKESQNVEEAFLMMARELLSRNGLHVHHGDSESSGTPGIVLRENTRSIELNVASYKPPEKKSCC, via the exons ATGCAGGGACCAGGACCCGAGCACGATGACACATTTGATTTCCTGTTCAAGATCATCCTCATCGGAGACACCAACGTGGGCAAGACCTGCGTGGTCCAGAATTTCAAGTCAGGAATCTTTACtgagaagcagcagaacacCATTGGGGTGGACTTCACTGTGAGGACAGTGGACATCGAAGGGAGGAAAGTGAAG ATCCAGGTGTGGGACACGGCCGGTCAGGAGAGGTTTCGTACCATCACTCAAAGCTACTACCGCAGTGCTCACGGTGCCGTGATCGCCTATGACATCACAAAAGACTCGACCTTTGACTCAGTGAGCCACTGGATCAAGGAGGTGGAGCTTTATGGTGCATCTAATGTCGTTCTGGTGCTCATAG GTAACAAATGTGACCTGGAGAATGAGCGTCAAGTTCCATTTGAGAAAGCGTGCAACTTGGCGAAAGAGAGAGGCATCCTAGCTGCTTTGGAAACATCTGCAAAG GAGAGTCAGAATGTGGAGGAGGCCTTTCTGATGATGGCCAGAGAGCTGTTGTCTCGTAATGGTCTTCATGTCCACCACGGGGACTCAGAGAGCAGTGGCACACCTGGAATTGTCCTCCGAGAAAACACTCGATCGATCGAACTTAACGTAGCCTCCTACAAGCCACCAGAGAAGAAGTCATGTTGCTGa
- the LOC108235032 gene encoding tetraspanin-8-like isoform X1, giving the protein MQKSSVVVVADKTSLKRPFIFANAVHMALCFFMLKMTVIWHGDLLQTGKMVPSIPVAMMYAIEVGCLLLSVLGVFGACKGKRWCLILYAAGMAAVSQTIIIRTALSYQDVYEKRVVRDESKLLAMMPLSGPSKGNRTLLHNIQEEFECCGLIEGYKDWGSSIPASCNCHYPGKCIRLRGSATLGAPKNQYVYREPCLPIYVSELKLAFFLVMAIQFGSAVFWIILLVMSIKLMGQIKKKQEFIALLQSNRYVPGAF; this is encoded by the exons ATGCAGAAGAGCTCGGTGGTCGTGGTGGCGGATAAAACGAGCCTGAAAAGGCCGTTTATTTTTGCTAACGCTGTACATATG GCGCTGTGCTTCTTCATGCTGAAAATGACAGTCATTTGGCACGGAGACCTCCTCCAAACTGGCAAA ATGGTGCCCAGTATTCCTGTAGCGATGATGTACGCCATCGAGGTCGGCTGCCTGCTGCTGTCAGTGCTCGGTGTGTTCGGAGCCTGCAAAGGAAAGAGATGGTGTTTAATTCtg TATGCAGCGGGGATGGCAGCAGTCAGTCAAACAATTATTATTAGAACGGCACTGAGTTACCAAGATGTTTACGAG AAACGTGTTGTGCGAGATGAGTCCAAGCTGCTGGCCATGATGCCGCTCAGTGGACCCAGCAAAGGCAACAGGACGTTGCTCCATAACATCCAAGAGGAA TTTGAATGCTGCGGTCTTATCGAAGGCTACAAGGACTGGGGCTCCTCCATCCCGGCCTCCTGTAACTGTCATTATCCAGGAAAATGC ATTCGACTACGGGGCAGTGCTACGCTCGGGGCTCCGAAGAACCAGTATGTTTATCGAGag CCTTGCCTCCCGATTTATGTTTCCGAGCTGAAGCTGGCGTTCTTCTTGGTGATGGCCATACAGTTTGGAAGTGCGGTATTCTGG ATTATTCTGCTTGTCATGAGCATCAAACTGATGGGACAGATCAAAAAGAAGCAGGAGTTTATAGCTCTTCTCCAATCCAACAGATACGTTCCCGGTGCTTTCTAG
- the LOC108235032 gene encoding tetraspanin-8-like isoform X2 encodes MQKSSVVVVADKTSLKRPFIFANAVHMALCFFMLKMTVIWHGDLLQTGKMVPSIPVAMMYAIEVGCLLLSVLGVFGACKGKRWCLILKRVVRDESKLLAMMPLSGPSKGNRTLLHNIQEEFECCGLIEGYKDWGSSIPASCNCHYPGKCIRLRGSATLGAPKNQYVYREPCLPIYVSELKLAFFLVMAIQFGSAVFWIILLVMSIKLMGQIKKKQEFIALLQSNRYVPGAF; translated from the exons ATGCAGAAGAGCTCGGTGGTCGTGGTGGCGGATAAAACGAGCCTGAAAAGGCCGTTTATTTTTGCTAACGCTGTACATATG GCGCTGTGCTTCTTCATGCTGAAAATGACAGTCATTTGGCACGGAGACCTCCTCCAAACTGGCAAA ATGGTGCCCAGTATTCCTGTAGCGATGATGTACGCCATCGAGGTCGGCTGCCTGCTGCTGTCAGTGCTCGGTGTGTTCGGAGCCTGCAAAGGAAAGAGATGGTGTTTAATTCtg AAACGTGTTGTGCGAGATGAGTCCAAGCTGCTGGCCATGATGCCGCTCAGTGGACCCAGCAAAGGCAACAGGACGTTGCTCCATAACATCCAAGAGGAA TTTGAATGCTGCGGTCTTATCGAAGGCTACAAGGACTGGGGCTCCTCCATCCCGGCCTCCTGTAACTGTCATTATCCAGGAAAATGC ATTCGACTACGGGGCAGTGCTACGCTCGGGGCTCCGAAGAACCAGTATGTTTATCGAGag CCTTGCCTCCCGATTTATGTTTCCGAGCTGAAGCTGGCGTTCTTCTTGGTGATGGCCATACAGTTTGGAAGTGCGGTATTCTGG ATTATTCTGCTTGTCATGAGCATCAAACTGATGGGACAGATCAAAAAGAAGCAGGAGTTTATAGCTCTTCTCCAATCCAACAGATACGTTCCCGGTGCTTTCTAG